In Penaeus monodon isolate SGIC_2016 chromosome 7, NSTDA_Pmon_1, whole genome shotgun sequence, the following are encoded in one genomic region:
- the LOC119574906 gene encoding uncharacterized protein LOC119574906: MAGKFYACFGLFLVFVMVFKPSYSAPRVERHVTCLTRNIEDETPRSNRPPCRAIYNITSGAFKTGVCLNPADCQENTFFVDGRKILAYCFPYDSTDISTVANAND, translated from the exons ATGGCGGGAAAATTCTACGCGTGTTTTGGCCTTTTTCTGGTTTTCGTCATGGTCTTCAAACCCTCGTATTCTGCTCCAA gAGTAGAGAGACACGTTACTTGCTTGACTAGGAATATCGAGGAT GAAACCCCCAGAAGCAACAGACCGCCTTGCCGTGCTATCTACAACATAACCAGCGGCGCTTTCAAAACAGGCGTTTGTCTCAACCCGGCAGACTGCCAGGAAAACACGTTCTTTGTCGATGGCCGCAAAATCTTGGCTTACTGTTTCCCTTACGACTCGACAGATATTTCCACGGTTGCGAATGCTAATGATTAG